The Populus nigra chromosome 14, ddPopNigr1.1, whole genome shotgun sequence genome has a segment encoding these proteins:
- the LOC133673487 gene encoding homeobox-leucine zipper protein ATHB-40-like encodes MSYKLEDHMALTSQLYPGVFTQMVPQQGESKPRRRRKKNKDADLSGARKRKLNEEQVNLLEMNFGNEHKLESERKDKLALELGLDPRQVAVWFQNRRARWKNKKLEEEYTKLKTSHENIVVEKCQLESEVLKLKEQLSEAEKEIQRLSDRIDGVSTNSPSSSLSMAMDPPFLGEFAMEGYEDAAFYMPPENNYIPGMEWINLYM; translated from the exons ATGAGTTACAAGCTTGAAGATCACATGGCACTCACCTCTCAATTGTACCCAGGTGTATTCACTCAAATGGTTCCACAACAAG GTGAATCTAAACCACGACGAAGGCGAAAGAAGAACAAAGACGCCGATCTTAGTGGGGCAAGGAAGAGGAAACTTAATGAGGAGCAAGTTAATCTCCTTGAAATGAATTTTGGTAATGAACATAAGTTGGAATCTGAGAGGAAAGACAAGCTTGCTTTAGAGTTGGGACTCGATCCTCGCCAAGTTGCCGTTTGGTTTCAAAACCGGAGGGCAAGGTGGAAGAACAAGAAGCTAGAGGAGGAGTACACAAAGTTGAAGACATCCCATGAAAACATAGTTGTCGAGAAATGCCAGCTTGAATCCGAg GTTTTAAAGCTCAAGGAACAACTCTCTGAAGCAGAAAAGGAGATCCAAAGGCTGTCAGACCGTATTGATGGGGTTTCCACTAATAGTCCTAGTTCATCCTTGTCGATGGCTATGGACCCCCCATTTCTTGGAGAGTTTGCAATGGAAGGATATGAAGATGCTGCTTTCTACATGCCACCAGAAAACAATTACATTCCTGGCATGGAATGGATTAATCTGTATATGTAA